From Canis lupus baileyi chromosome 16, mCanLup2.hap1, whole genome shotgun sequence, a single genomic window includes:
- the DDX5 gene encoding probable ATP-dependent RNA helicase DDX5, with protein MSGYSSDRDRGRDRGFGAPRFGGSRAGPLSGKKFGNPGEKLVKKKWNLDELPKFEKNFYQEHPDLARRTAQEVETYRRSKEITVRGHNCPKPVLNFYEANFPANVMDVIARQNFTEPTAIQAQGWPVALSGLDMVGVAQTGSGKTLSYLLPAIVHINHQPFLERGDGPICLVLAPTRELAQQVQQVAAEYCRACRLKSTCIYGGAPKGPQIRDLERGVEICIATPGRLIDFLECGKTNLRRTTYLVLDEADRMLDMGFEPQIRKIVDQIRPDRQTLMWSATWPKEVRQLAEDFLKDYIHINIGALELSANHNILQIVDVCHDVEKDEKLIRLMEEIMSEKENKTIVFVETKRRCDELTRKMRRDGWPAMGIHGDKSQQERDWVLNEFKHGKAPILIATDVASRGLDVEDVKFVINYDYPNSSEDYIHRIGRTARSTKTGTAYTFFTPNNIKQVSDLISVLREANQAINPKLLQLVEDRGSGRSRGRGGMKDDRRDRYSAGKRGGFNTFRDRENYDRGYSSLLKRDFGAKTQNGVYSAANYTNGSFGSNFVSAGIQTSFRTGNPTGTYQNGYDSTQQYGSNVPNMHNGMNQQAYAYPATAAAPMIGYPMPTGYSQ; from the exons ATGTCGGGTTATTCGAGTGACCGAGACCGCGGCCGGGATCGAGG gtTTGGTGCACCTCGATTTGGGGGAAGTAGGGCAGGGCCCCTATCTGGAAAGAAGTTTGGAAACCCTGGGGAGAAATTAGTCAAAAAGAAGTGGAATCTTGATGAGCTGCCCAAATTTGAGAAGAATTTTTATCAAGAACACCCTGATTTGGCTAGGCGCACAGCA cAAGAGGTGGAGACATACAGAAGGAGTAAGGAAATTACGGTTAGAGGTCACAACTGCCCAAAGCCAGTTCTGAATTTTTATGAAGCAAACTTCCCTG CAAATGTAATGGATGTGATTGCAAGACAGAATTTTACTGAACCCACTGCAATTCAAGCTCAGGGATGGCCCGTTGCTCTAAGTGGTTTGGATATGGTTGGAGTAGCACAGACTGGATCCGGGAAAACATTGTCT TATTTGCTGCCTGCTATCGTCCATATCAATCATCAGCCATTCCTAGAGAGAGGTGATGGGCCTATt tGCTTGGTGCTGGCACCAACTCGGGAACTGGCCCAACAGGTACAGCAAGTCGCTGCTGAATACTGTAGAGCATGTCGATTGAAGTCCACTTGCATCTATGGTGGTGCTCCTAAGGGACCACAGATTCGTGATTTGGAGAGAG GTGTGGAAATCTGTATTGCAACACCTGGAAGACTGATTGATTTTTTAGAGTGTGGGAAAACCAATCTGAGAAGAACCACCTACCTTGTCCTTGATGAAGCAGATAGAATGCTTGATATGGGCTTTGAACCCCAAATAAGGAAGATTGTGGATCAGATAAGA CCTGATAGGCAAACCCTAATGTGGAGTGCAACTTGGCCAAAAGAAGTAAGACAGCTTGCTGAAGATTTCCTGAAAGACTACATTCATATAAACATTGGTGCACTGGAACTGAGTGCAAATCACAACATTCTTCAGATTGTGGATGTATGTCATGACGTAGAAAAGGATGAAAA actTATTCGTCTAATGGAAGAGATCATGAGTGAGAAGGAGAATAAAACCATTGTTTTTGTTGAAACCAAAAGAAGATGTGATGAGCTTACTAGAAAAATGAGGAGAGACGG GTGGCCCGCCATGGGTAtccatggtgacaagagtcaacAGGAACGTGACTGGGTTCTAAATG AATTCAAACATGGAAAAGCTCCTATTCTGATTGCTACAGATGTGGCCTCCAGAGGGCTAG ATGTGGAAGATGTGAAATTTGTCATCAATTATGACTACCCTAACTCCTCAGAGGATTATATTCATCGAATTGGAAGAACTGCTCGCAGTACCAAAACAGGCACAGCATACACTTTCTTTACACCTAATAACATAAAGCAAGTGAGCGACCTTATCTCTGTGCTTCGTGAAGCTAATCAAGCAATTAATCCAAAGTTGCTTCAGTTGGTCGAAGACAGAGGTTCAG gtcGTTCCAGGGGTAGAGGAGGCATGAAGGATGACCGTCGGGACAGATACTCTGCGGGCAAAAGGGGTGGCTTTAATACCTTTAGAGACAGGGAAAATTATGACAGAGGTTACTCTAGTCTGCTTAAGAGAGATTTTGGGGCAAAAACTCAGAATGGTGTTTACAGTGCTGCAAATTACACCAATGGGAGCTTTGGAAGTAATTTTGTGTCTGCTGGTATACAGACCAGTTTTAGGACTGGTAATCCAACAGGGACTTACCAGAATGGTTACGATAGCACTCAGCAATATGGAAGTAATGTTCCCAATATGCACAATGGTATGAACCAACAGGCATATGCATATCCTGCTACTGCAGCTGCGCCTATGATTGGTTATCCAATGCCAACAGGATATTCTCAATAA